One genomic window of Solanum dulcamara chromosome 10, daSolDulc1.2, whole genome shotgun sequence includes the following:
- the LOC129869793 gene encoding uncharacterized protein LOC129869793: MKKYFTKVSKSSLASHSHSQSNQEENANHSEISLHSSQEFDLDSLKFDPSERISILNYHPNHRDVIRRTYLLNGPCQPRLAVHEYPQTNISGSIRRFNHEWFDDVYHDWLEYSVSKDAVYCLYCYLFKDHNIHQGGGEVFSSVGFKSWNKKSSLDKHIGLPNSIHNQSKKKCQDLLRQRQSIQFAFERQSNQLKYGYWIRLSASVDVVRLLITQGFAFRGHDESKSSLSRGNFLEILSWYAKKCDKICDYVLEHAPKNDQMISPIIQKDIVSACKIETVKAILEELNGDYFALLVDESFDVSRKEQMAIVFRYIDRKGFVMERLIDIVHVQDTSASSLKEAIVNLLAKHSLSPSSVRGQCYDGASNMQGEINGLKMLIRQESRSAHSIHCFAHQLQLTLVGVSKKCVEVGKLVVLVSNILNVLGSSFKRMDELRDSQKETIKEALDMGELTTGRGLNQQLGLSRACDTRWGSHYKSFNNFIIMFGSILDVLESLALDARNMDERARAMGHLEACRTYEVAFMLHLMRDVLAITNELNKCLQKKEQDNANAMLLVEVAKRRLQVLRDDEWDSLIAKVSTFCIKHDVLIPNFEEPYVSSLRSRRNLANYTILHHYRVEVFCNIIDWQLQELNGRFDEVTTDLLHGIACLNPINSFSSFDIKKVMRMAKLYPDDFDESNMSALENQLASYVVDVRDVDERFSDLNGLCDLSKILIQTKKHSTYPLVFRLVKLALLLPVATASVERAFSAMKYIKNDLRSKMSDDFFSGCLVPYLEKDVFDSISNDAIIKTFQDMKPRRVQL; this comes from the coding sequence ATGAAGAAGTATTTCACCAAAGTTTCGAAATCAAGTTTAGCCTCTCATAGTCATAGTCAATCTAACCAAGAAGAAAATGCTAATCATTCGGAAATATCATTACACTCTTCTCAAGAATTTGATTTGGATTCTTTAAAGTTTGATCCTAGTGAAAGAATCTCAATATTGAACTATCATCCAAATCATCGTGATGTTATTAGAAGAACATAccttttgaatggtccttgccAACCTCGTCTAGCGGTGCATGAGTATCCTCAAACAAATATTTCTGGATCAATACGTCGTTTTAATCATGAATGGTTTGATGATGTATATCATGATTGGTTGGAGTATAGTGTTAGCAAAGATGCAGTCTATTGTTTGTAttgttatctatttaaagaCCATAACATTCATCAAGGAGGAGGTGAAGTATTTTCAAGTGTTGGGTTTAAGAGTTGGAATAAAAAGAGTAGTCTTGACAAACATATTGGTCTACCAAATAGCATTCATaatcaatcaaaaaagaaatgtCAAGATTTATTACGACAACGACAGTCTATTCAATTTGCATTTGAGAGGCAATCTAATCAACTCAAGTATGGATATTGGATTCGCTTAAGTGCTTCGGTTGATGTAGTAAGACTTCTCATAACTCAGGGATTTGCATTTCGAGGTCATGATGAATCTAAATCATCACTTAGTAGGGgtaactttcttgaaattctctcATGGTATGCAAAAAAATGTGATAAAATATGTGATTATGTACTAGAACATGCTCCTAAAAATGATCAAATGATTTCTCCAATAATTCAAAAAGATATTGTGAGTGCATGTAAAATAGAGACCGTTAAAGCTATTCTTGAGGAATTAAATGGTGATTACTTTGCCTTGCTAGTTGATGAATCCTTTGATGTGTCACGCAAAGAGCAAATGGCTATTGTATTTCGATATATTGATAGAAAGGGATTTGTGATGGAACGACTTATTGACATTGTTCATGTTCAAGATACTAGTGCTTCATCTCTAAAGGAGGCAATTGTTAATTTACTTGCTAAACATTCTTTGAGTCCATCAAGTGTGCGTGGACAATGTTATGATGGTGCAAGCAATATGCAAGGTGAGATCAATGgccttaaaatgttgattagGCAAGAAAGTAGATCGGCTCATTCCATCCATTGTTTTGCTCATCAACTTCAACTAACTCTTGTTGGGGTCTCTAAAAAGTGTGTTGAAGTGGGAAAACTTGTAGTATTGgtctcaaatattttaaatgtattgGGATCTTCTTTCAAACGTATGGATGAATTACGTGATTCTCAAAAAGAAACGATTAAAGAGGCATTAGATATGGGTGAACTTACAACCGGTAGGGGCTTGAATCAACAACTTGGTCTTTCAAGAGCTTGTGACACTCGTTGGGGATCTCATTATAAatcctttaataattttattattatgtttggcTCTATTCTTGATGTTCTTGAATCACTTGCTCTTGATGCACGAAATATGGATGAAAGAGCTAGGGCAATGGGACATCTCGAAGCTTGCCGAACATATGAGGTTGCGTTCATGTTGCATTTGATGAGAGATGTCTTAGCAATTACAAATGAGCTTAATAAATGCTTACAAAAAAAGGAGCAAGATAATGCAAATGCCATGCTACTTGTTGAAGTAGCAAAGAGAAGGTTGCAAGTTTTAAGGGATGATGAATGGGACTCTCTTATTGCTAAGGTATCTACATTTTGTATCAAACATGATGTTTTGATACCTAACTTTGAGGAGCCATATGTTAGCTCTTTAAGATCACGACGAAATCTTGCTAACTATACAATCTTACATCATTATCGTGTTGAAGTTTTTTGCAATATTATTGATTggcaacttcaagaacttaatgGTCGTTTTGATGAGGTGACTACCGATTTGCTCCATGGAATTGCTTGCTTAAATCcaattaactcattttcaagttttgaCATTAAAAAAGTAATGAGAATGGCAAAATTATATCCGGATGACTTTGATGAATCTAATATGAGTGCTCTTGAGAATCAACTTGCAAGTTATGTTGTAGATGTTCGTGATGTTGATGAAAGGTTCTCCGATCTAAATGGGCTTTGTGATCTTTCCAAAATATTAATTCAGACAAAGAAACATTCTACTTATCCTTTGGTATTCCGCTTAGTGAAACTTGCTCTACTTCTACCAGTTGCCACTGCCTCCGTTGAAAGAGCTTTTTCGGCAATGAAGTATATCAAGAATGACTTGCGGAGCAAAATGAGTGATGATTTTTTTAGTGGTTGTTTGGTGCCTTATTTAGAAAAAGATGTATTTGATAGTATTTCTAATGATGCTATTATTAAGACATTTCAAGATATGAAACCTCGTAGAGTACAATTGTAG